The DNA segment NNNNNNNNNNNNNNNNNNNNNNNNNNNNNNNNNNNNNNNNNNNNNNNNNNNNNNNNNNNNNNNNNNNNNNNNNNNNNNNNNNNNNNNNNNNNNNNNNNNNNNNNNNNNNNNNNNNNNNNNNNNNNNNNNNNNNNNNNNNNNNNNNNNNNNNNNNNNNNNNNNNNNNNNNNNNNNNNNNNNNNNNNNNNNNNNNNNNNNNNNNNNNNNNNNNNNNNNNNNNNNNNNNNNNNNNNNNNNNNNNNNNNNNNNNNNNNNNNNNNNNNNNNNNNatatatatatatatatatatattaaatatattaaaactgaTTGATTTTTTCTGTATCCAGATATAAATAACTGTTGTTACTGAAAAACTCTGATCTTATAATATCTTTTTGATCTTTTACTTTCAACTTGAAATCATAAAACACTTGCTGATGTTATTTTCTCCaatgttaaaagaatatttatgttCAAGAAACTTTTTAAACGGATTCTTCAAATATATGCAGatatagaaaattaaacatgattgtataaacttgtataaaatattaatgtaacaTCTCGTTTAAATAGTATAGTATACTATTTAAGAAAGATCACAAGATAAACTAGAACAATTAATATAGGAcacataaaatatcattatagttaattaaaatataactataagTCATTAAATtagtgctgtcaaaatgggtcactcGGACCAATCCGGTCCcgcccaccacaggttggtgaTCATTGACACAAGAAaatcttttcatatttattgTGATGCTTCTAATTAGTTTTTGGATTGTGTACTTATGCAAGAAAAGAAAGTAGTGACTTATGCTTCAAGGCAACCAAAgaatcattagaagaattatcTTACTTATGATTTGGAGGCACTATGTTTGTGGTGCACAATTTCTGGTGTTCAACGATTATAAAAGTTTGAAGTATTTGTTTGATCAAAAAGAATTTAACATGAGACTTAGAGGGTGCATTGAGATCTTGAAAGATTATCATTTTGAACTACTTTGTCATCCAGTCTCACATGATGATTCAAGAATTGGAACTTATTGAAaagtttagaaatataaaactaGAAGTTGAGTTTGAGGTTGATTTCATTAGATGTTGTATATTAACCATATCTATTAACTTCCTAAGTTCGACTAAGGAGAAACAATTATTAGATTCAGGGTTGCAAAAAATTGTGGGTTTGATTGGTTCTGATCGAGTAAAAGAATTGGTGATGGGGGAAAATGGGATATTGAGGTTTTGAGGCATAATTTATGTACCTGGGACCTTTCCTTTTTAAGTATCACGTAATAGTCTTGGATctataatagattttttttgtaCTTTTGTATTTGGCTGCCCCTGTTTGTCGCTCCACGCTGCCAGCTAATATTCCAAGCCTCACATTGCATCCTACTTTTATATTGTTCGTGcgttgttataattttatattttaatttttatttagtttctttattcatttttagtaaaatgtgttactattaaattaaataaatatgaagttAAATATTAGTAGCTTTTATTAATGGTTTTTTTAAAACTAGATTGTGTTGGCAAAccttattttaaggtttaagaGAACGTTTAAACGAAATAACATTTAATcgtctaaaataaattataaaaagcaCTAAACGCCACACTTTAAGTATCTTAAACGATATAAAAGCGTCTAATTAGAATAGCACCTAATGCGTGTTTGACCTTCTAAGATAAGCGTTAAATACTATCAGGAATTATAACATAgtgtttaaaatgaataacatcTAACGAAAGTTTAAACAACACTAAAACTTGTTTTTCCTAACTGAGATATGTTACTCAGATAGACTAGACTAGGTATCATACTCGAATCTTGCCTAAACGCTAAGGATCGTCTAATACTTTAAAGCATATATTTTCTAGTATTTTTTTGTCTATTGcgttgtgttttctttttctatatgtAGATTTTCTCCTTTATTAAAAAGTCTGCTCATaatcaaaacaacattaaaagaTAGGAAGATATTCAAGGAATGTTTCATACATGCTTTTTGTCTATCCTTTCCATACACATAGTATAGGTGTTCTGCCAAGACACAACATAGTTACTGACTCTACCTTAGAAGATACACCTCTAGAAGAACGTCACAAATCTTTTCTGaaaatttctatataaagaagACTGTATGAAGAGAATAACAACAagaattatattattgtaatacGTTCATGCTGCTTCTCTCTAAGNTCTTTCTCTTAAGATTTgtctttgaaaagaaaagttcttttacaagttttagaaatatcattatatttatttcaaatcctctcaaagaGAGTTAAACATTTTGTTCTTGTAATCTTTCAAAACACCTCTATGTTTGATTttagaaataaagtaaaaacttGTAAGGTTAATCGTCTAGTCAAATAGACTAGTAATATCAAGAGTGATTATACTCGTCTAATCAATTCGCTAGTTATACACCCACAGTGGTTAAACTGCTTTATAATCATTTGCTATTTTAGAAACTCGAGTGATAACATCTATTACAGAACATCCAACACTGATTTacaaaaagttgaaaactttattcAAACCCTTCGTCCAACACTAATTTACTAATTAGAAATATTTGTTTCGTTAAGCATGTTGAGATTGAGTCCAGGTGTTAACCTTGAACAAATATTAAGTGATCATTAGTTTCtcgtttgaaatttaatatattgatttgtttaatacttctttaattttaaacaacttaaactttatttaaatttgttggaGGTTGTACNGAGAGTAATTCTAGTGAATTTTGAATTGTTGAGGggaatagttttaaaatattaatctctttttattagtttattaatacATAAACTTATAGTCTACGTTTTATATATTTCACTAAATTCTGATTCATGCATTTGTATTGGTCTTTTGATACATATTTGTTTGTAAAGATATTGTATCACCATTTTAAATTCATGTCAAATGCAAAGTGtattaaacaaagtaaaaattatgaatgtaattattatatcatGCAATTTGTGAAAGCTGGTTCTAAAAGAGAATAGGATCAAGTAATATTTATGACCCACTATtacatgtataaaataatttattattcatagtctaattttaatttcaattcactttgcaaatattactttaaaaatgtattagcTTATTGAActtagaatataaatataaagtagtTCAGAAGTTAGAGtatattagtttattaaattttatatttttatcaatcttTGCTCCgaagattaattaattgttgttataaatttaataattttgtataattttatttgtatgaaGTAGCAAATGTGAttgtttgtaaaatatttttgcagaATTGTGGTCTATGTATATTTCAaattcaacatttaaaaaaaaaaaattaatatctagCGACGATTGTAAAAAGTCATATTTGTTTcccaatttttttactttttatcttttctagcAACGATTGATCTAATAGTCataatttgtttactttttaacaATGGATTTTtgtatctttatatttttatttaagattaaatatatttttatttcttaattttaagtgaaaattgaaattagttttttttttcaaaactttgatccaatttagattttatactttaaaaatgtGTGAATTTAATTCTtctaacaaaattttgttaaatttatttaattaacattttaaacatattttatgatgtagCATTTTAGTTGCTTACAGTGTTTGACACAATTTTAGTGTTACTAATCCTTTcgaaatttcaaataaatttgacTAGAAGGACTGATGTAAGACAAAGCTTTGCATGCAGCTCGAGTGTCGCacaatcaatattttaatcGTGATAAATCTTATCCAAGAGAACACTGTAATGCCTATAAATTGCAACATGCATCGAAGAAACTATAACACATCACAAAACTCATAAGAAAAAATCTGCAAAACTAAAGAATGGCTTATGCTAGGCTTGCTCCTTTGGCTCTCTTCTTGCTTGCCACTTCCAGTACGTAGCATTCTAttcttcttcatattttttcatcatttctgTTTATTTCTTTCAGAACTACACAAAATTATTCATTTGTTCTGACTTTGAAACATGATTCTTAGCATTGTTTCCGATGAAGAAGATAGAAGCAGCACAGTGTTCAGGAGGTTATTGTTCAATGTTTGCGAATAAATCGTGCGGAACTGATTGTGTCTGTTTCCCTTCGGGAATAGTTTTTGGTGTCTGCATTGAAGCACCTAGACCTTCATTTATGGCGAAGATGATAGACGGACATCCGAACTTATGTCGATCTGACGATGAATGCATGATGAAAGGAAGTGGCAACTTCTGTGCTCGTTATCCCAATAACAACATCGATTATGGTTGGTGCTTTGACTCTGATTCTGAAGCTCTTAAAGGTTTCTTGGCCATGCCTGCAGCAATCACCAAGTAATACGTGTATGCCTGTGAAAAAAGTGGTCATGCATGCATGATGCATCTTCTACTACTTTATTAAATAAAGGCTTATGATGCCTCTACTGCTATAAATAAAACTGGACTTTTTCTGCTTTAAATCAAGTTTTTGCAATATGTGAAGATGCACTGAGCTATGAAACTCTTATCAGTGTAGTCATTTTCACCGAAGTGAATGATCTTTGCATATCTGGTTTTCGTCAATCATACTTGATATTAGATCATTATCAAGATTCTCATTAAATTTCTATATATTATGCTCCATTCACATTAGGAGACGTCAACGGTTCGGGTCGGATACGGATAGTGTCTACCCGTAACCCGATCCGCTAGATATAATTATATCCGCTTACCCGTCCTGCTACTTGTCGGATATCCGCCTTAAAAAATTTCACGTGAATACCTACTGGATATCCGTTTTCAACCCaccaatatttaaaacaaaaaaaaattattttataagtttttaaatgaaaaaaattcaaattaaattgcaaaaaaaaaaaaatgcaaataatatttaaaacatatatccaaaAAAGTCAATGGATAAAATTAGAttacaatattataaacaaaactacTAACATAATCATCAATCATCAGGCTTCGGAGCTTTGATCAACGTTTGCGTGAGAGCATATGCTATTTGCTTAGATAGTATTGGTTTATGGGAAAATGAATTGTGGATTCATGTGTCTAAGCCTCCAGAAAATGCATTCATTAAGAAAATTGTGGAAGTAAATGGATGGTCTAAGTGGTGCAGGCTTTACTATAATGGATTACTTGCAGTTTTATCTTTATGATTTATAATGGAaaattttgtgtaatttttcaAGTGTTGCAGAAGAATTAggttttaaagtgaatttgaagcataagaaaataaacatttccAATCCTCGAGTAAGTGATAAATTCTTGATGTTCTATTTTACTTTCCAAGATCTTCAGTAATTTATACTTAGCTTTTGCTCAACATCTATTTGGTTGTATTTTCACACAGTTGTCATCAtcacattattttattacagtAGTACCATGTACAATCACCTTATATGTGGTTTACATGTTTATGAAAAAAGTCTGGAAACTGTGATGTATTTGCTCctctaatttgattttagtctGGTGTAAGaccttatattttattacttaagcTTCCTAATAGATTACACTTTATACTCCTTCTCATATCAGTTCGTCCTTCATGTTTTAGTGAAAGATTTCCTGATAGCAAGCACTTGCTTCCTCCATTTTATCTAAATGCAACTTctaatattagttattaaagATGGTCATCTGCTTATGTGTGAGAATGTTAATCACAGCATAATATACTCTGAAGGTATGTACTTcaaaatttcttcttctttattaacAAAACATAAGTTGGCTTATATAGCCAAAATACAGAGATAActgatagaaaaataattgaactaTATCCACCCACGATTTTACATGCTAAAGATACGTGAGCAGTTAACTAGCCTAGATTTGATCGGCATATCCTAGAAAATAGGACTGCATAATGaccaaattattttaacaaactgGAAACAgactaacataaaataaatgtcTTAAACCAACCAACATTCCCTCCCTTAAAATATATGCTATGgcatttagtttaattttgaaatttcaattatgCCTAGCATACTACGAAGCTTTAAGAATTGATCCACTTTTAAAGGCTTGGTCATAGTGTCAGCAATTTGAACCTGTGATTTGCaatacactagtaaaaaaacagaccttttacagcgcacattatgccacggttcattAGGAACCGCAACATAATACTGCGCGGTGGCATTTTCGAAATTAAAACCAActtataggccgcggttggccacataaccgcggcctattccccggTCAAACATCTTCCCTTGAAACCAACTTATAGTCATTGACTTTTTACCGCGGctgtatatgtcgcggttctggaaccgcgacctatagggAAAAACAACCGCGATAGTTTcccttcgctgcactagtgataGCTCATCTTGACAACTCCATCCTTCACCAGATCTCTCAAAAAATGAAACCTTATATCAATGTGTTTGCTTTTCCCATGAAACACTGGATTCTTGGATAATTGTATGGTTAAATTGTTATCACACAAAATTAACGTACTATTATGCTCCTTAAGGCCAAGCTTCTCCAATATCCTTTTAATCCAAACACATTGACAAACACAAGAGACAGCTGCTATATACTCAGCCTCAGTAGTAGACAATGTTACTATAGGTTGTTTCTTGGAGGACCATGAAACTGCTCCAGAGCCAAGTAAAAACACAGATCCAGAGGTGCTTCTACGATCATCCAAGTCTCCAACAAAGTCGCTGTCAGAATAAGCCACAACATTTGTGCTGCCACCTTTCTTGTAGAAAATGCCCAGTTCGGTGGTACCTTTTAAATACCTTAATATGCGTTTTGCTGCCACCCAATGTGATTCAGTTGGACAAGACATGAATCTGCTAATTAAACTTACTACATACATAATATCCGGACGAGTTGCAGTCAAGTACATTAGATTGCCAACTACTTGCTTAAACATGGTTTAATCAATTTTAGTTCCTGCAACATCCTTTGACAGTTTCGTACCTAGGACAATAGGATTTTTTCCTCCATTGCTATTCTCCATGCCAAACCTTGCTAGTATCTCATGAGTATATTTTCATTGACAAATAAAAATTCCATTTGAATTTTGCACAAtctctattccaagaaaatacCTCATTCTTCCTAAATCAGACATGTCAAACTTTGACATCATTGATGTTTTAAATTCATCGCACATGCTCCAATCATTTCCAGTATATAtcaaatcatcaacataaaacaattaaaattttacctccctcttttgattttgtaaaaagaGTATGTTCACAGTAGCACCTTTCAAAGCCTTTACAAGAAAAGTAATTCTCTATCTTGTTGTACCATGCTCTTGTGGCCTGTTTAAGGCCATAAAATGCCTTTCTTAATTTGTAAACTTTGTCTTCTTCCCCTTTCTTAACAAAACCAGGAGGCTGTTGTACATAAATATCTTCCTTGAGTTCACCATGAAGGAAGACACTTTTCACATCTAATTGAAAAATTGTCCAACTATAATGAGTTGTTAATGCCAGTATGAtgctgatgggtgtcgcaccccattcaaatttaatgtgcataaagaatgcagtatagactagaaagtgactcctaggtcgtctctcaaggaccaaatgtggtttgagaatcatgtcaaacacgaagtgggggggaggggggtttgtgaaaacaCGAATGgaaatagaaattaaaacacggatggaaacagaaatgaaaatagaaatgtaaatagaaaagtaaaaacagaatgtgaaaacggttggtcattaactgaatcactatgcttcctatcctagattaacgacaagtatacactactctaatccaaatccaacacgaatcacccaactaagcgaaggctaattcgatattcagaattgcaaactaagcgaatgcaatgctcctattccatcctatgtgttctatacagattgaccaactaagcgaaggtacaatcaccaattgggcaactaagcatatacccaTTGCATaaacacagtcagatttcatagaatgtcaagcagagcagaataaacacaagaacagtccagaaaatctcaaggaaacaatgtaatatcgctaatgaccaaccaaactaccctaagctaacatcacaattaaattaacacaaccgACCAAAATAGGCAACATTAAAGTAAACGAAAAATAGCAAACTAAACAGTCTTAAAGAAAAGTATGTAAACTAATTAACATGTCgcagaaaataaagaaacacttggctaaaaatgaaatgcataTTGTGTGAACCTTCAACGCCATCCATTAGGGAAACAATGAATTAAAAACAcatgaaaagtgaaaataagataaaatgagTAAAGCTAAATTCATTCGTAATAAAAACACTCAATTCTCGATtcaaacatgaagaaaaaagaaatttaagggAACCTAGTGAAGCTCTCCTCTCCAAGACGTAACCCATGTGCTCACCAAAATCCACCAAACTTGAATACTTAACTTAAAAGTAATAACCGTGTCGTCATGAAAAATGAATCAGCACCCCCTCTCCAAAGCcaagtaatgaaaatatgaGTAAGCTGCGTCTGTGTGCTCCCCAAAGTCcaatggaaattaaataaaagaaatgttatgTGATGGTGGCTGCACCACCCAAAATCAAGCACCGCATGTGCTGGACATAACAACAACTTCCAAAATGAATTCGCTTCTCCAGCAAAGATGTGAGCAGCTGCATATGTTGCAGCGCACCAATCACCATGCTCTCATTTCTTTGTCACCGTCTGCCTCTTCTAAAATGAAAAGCTGAATGCAGCGGTGTGCACCTCAGGCCGTGACACTTCCAGCTCAAATGAATCACCGTTTCTTCACTCTCCAAGCAAAATGAATGTGTGTAAAAGATAGATCTGTTACCGTGAGTTGCTGCACCGTATGAATCAGCTGTGTACCCTTGTTTTTCCAAGCAAAGATATGTAAAATAATTCACTGtttcattctaaaagaaaaaaagaatgtgCTTCTAAAATCCATTCCAACACCTTCTCCCAAAGAAAATGAATTGCATTTTCTCCTTAAAATCAAATCAGCGTttttctgaagaaaataaatgaaaacagcGAGAATGCACTTGTAGcgaaaaagaaattgatggaCGTCGTGCACCACTTCTTCTAATAATCAAGCACAATGCTTTCAACAACAAGTAAATTAATCACGCTTctccaaagaaaagaaaagaaaatgtttgctTCTaacattcatccaaaatccaagaGTTGAAACATGGTTCCCGAAAAGATGTGTAAGAAAAACGTTGCAGCCCAAAGAATATTAAGCAAGTGACAACTGGTAGCTCCCTAGGCCGCGAGTCCCTAATAAAATGGGCGGGGTCCACCccaaaaggaaaccctaggatGGTGCCATGTGTCTTA comes from the Vigna radiata var. radiata cultivar VC1973A chromosome 2, Vradiata_ver6, whole genome shotgun sequence genome and includes:
- the LOC106755654 gene encoding albumin-1-like; the protein is MAYARLAPLALFLLATSTLFPMKKIEAAQCSGGYCSMFANKSCGTDCVCFPSGIVFGVCIEAPRPSFMAKMIDGHPNLCRSDDECMMKGSGNFCARYPNNNIDYGWCFDSDSEALKGFLAMPAAITK